Proteins encoded together in one Thermodesulfobacteriota bacterium window:
- a CDS encoding thioesterase family protein — MEGYPVTARIEVRWRDVDAMGHVNNAVYFTYLEIARARYWEAAFQARTIQDINFIVASIQCDFLAPTRYGAEVEVGIRIPSVGRTSFEFAYEARAEGGRPVARARSTQVLYDYAADRKIPLTDAWIDRVASLEGRQPQRR; from the coding sequence ATGGAGGGATACCCCGTCACCGCCCGGATCGAGGTCCGCTGGCGCGACGTCGACGCGATGGGGCACGTGAACAACGCCGTGTACTTCACCTACCTGGAGATCGCCCGGGCCCGCTACTGGGAGGCGGCCTTCCAGGCCCGCACCATCCAGGACATCAACTTCATCGTCGCTTCGATCCAGTGCGACTTCCTCGCCCCCACCCGCTACGGAGCGGAGGTGGAGGTGGGCATCCGGATCCCATCGGTGGGCCGCACGAGCTTCGAGTTCGCGTACGAGGCCCGGGCCGAGGGCGGCCGCCCCGTGGCCCGCGCCCGCAGCACCCAGGTGCTCTACGACTACGCCGCCGACCGCAAAATCCCCCTGACCGACGCCTGGATCGACCGGGTCGCCTCCCTGGAGGGCCGACAGCCGCAGCGGCGGTGA
- a CDS encoding response regulator transcription factor, whose translation MTQTKCIRVLIAEDQRLLRQCFQEVLDLDAEIEVVGAASDGLEALVLAEKYQPHVILMDLAMPNLDGISATGLIHERLPGAKVLMLSLHDTPTQVGKAVKAGIAGYVLKDVDLAELVRIIKAVHRGEEIHSPFLADQKLHAATDRRRYGLSSRELQVLKLLVQGLNNAEIAEDLCVSEQTVKKELVSLFEKLDVKNRTQAAVKGVQIGLAEPLG comes from the coding sequence ATGACCCAGACCAAGTGCATCCGCGTGCTCATCGCCGAGGACCAGCGTCTCCTGCGCCAGTGTTTCCAGGAAGTCCTGGACCTGGACGCGGAGATCGAGGTCGTGGGCGCGGCGTCGGACGGCCTGGAGGCCCTGGTCCTGGCCGAGAAGTACCAGCCCCACGTGATCCTCATGGATCTGGCCATGCCCAACCTCGACGGCATCAGCGCCACGGGGCTGATCCACGAGCGCCTGCCGGGCGCCAAGGTCCTGATGCTCTCCCTCCACGACACCCCCACGCAGGTGGGCAAGGCCGTAAAGGCGGGGATCGCCGGATATGTCCTCAAGGACGTGGATCTGGCAGAGCTCGTTCGCATCATCAAGGCCGTGCACCGGGGAGAGGAGATCCACTCCCCGTTCCTCGCGGACCAGAAGCTCCACGCCGCCACCGACCGAAGGCGCTACGGTCTCTCGTCCCGGGAGCTCCAGGTGCTCAAGCTCCTGGTGCAGGGGTTGAACAACGCCGAGATCGCAGAGGATCTCTGCGTCTCCGAGCAGACCGTGAAGAAGGAGCTCGTGAGCCTCTTCGAGAAGCTCGACGTGAAGAACCGCACCCAGGCAGCGGTCAAGGGGGTCCAGATCGGCCTGGCCGAGCCCCTGGGCTGA
- a CDS encoding flavodoxin family protein yields the protein MVLAVAGSGRRDANSARLLAEALAGYGAGGSKATEALTLADLSFRGCIGCRACRESADACVLLDDLTPVLEATGRADALVLAAPIYYGYPSGLFKSYLDRWYGFRDGNRALRMREGRPALLILTQGHPDPGAYAWTRESLEKVLTAYGLRATTLVGAGLEGAQDATQRPELMARAREMGAALRG from the coding sequence ATGGTCCTCGCCGTCGCCGGGAGCGGCAGAAGAGACGCCAACTCCGCCCGACTTCTCGCCGAGGCCCTCGCCGGATACGGCGCGGGCGGCAGCAAGGCGACAGAAGCCCTCACCCTGGCGGACCTCTCCTTCCGCGGCTGCATCGGGTGCCGCGCCTGCCGGGAGTCCGCCGATGCCTGCGTGCTGCTCGACGACCTCACCCCGGTCCTCGAGGCCACGGGGCGAGCCGACGCCCTCGTGCTCGCGGCCCCCATCTACTATGGCTACCCCTCGGGGCTGTTCAAGTCGTACCTCGATCGCTGGTATGGCTTTCGCGACGGCAACCGGGCGCTGCGGATGCGGGAGGGGCGCCCCGCCCTGCTCATCCTCACCCAGGGCCACCCCGACCCGGGAGCCTACGCCTGGACCCGGGAGAGCTTGGAGAAGGTGCTCACCGCCTACGGGCTGCGGGCGACGACCCTCGTGGGGGCCGGCCTGGAGGGCGCCCAGGACGCGACCCAACGGCCCGAGCTCATGGCCCGGGCGCGGGAGATGGGAGCCGCCCTGCGCGGGTGA
- a CDS encoding HEAT repeat domain-containing protein codes for MRRDLLPLLLAGLAGLCLAGPDVSLLWVSGGAEAAVRTLPRRSPSGSPAVTDALAAPTEAGRVQALLAVMGGDDLPAALEAMEMLASMGPPVVPRLVSEMRHTRNNWLVGGALVAMGSQAVGPMIELLDNATEATVVDCLYLLGEIQDRRAVPTLVRYLDDRRDKVRMHAVTALLQIGGPRAVEAVLSRLTREGKGLESFIVESLLRYGRKSVEPVLQSLLSDDPRVRREAAYLLGGLGDLRAVDPLLRTLGDPDPRVRRNAAYALGELGTAVSEPQGIVIALSLRLADESPEVADSARAALVRYGPRAVETLIERARTGGEDEKLACLNALREIGSPEGEAVMIELLRHPQRRIRIAAAAGLITSGTGRAVEALLDALRDDDLRWFATLALEKVGGENPDLFFSARPNDPTMSLRTQILVRLGPAVIPALREHLRDESVGRRAAALWILGEIGDPSAAPDVLGHLIDPHLGWLAGRALHKLGQPGLEALVRYTQAPPSEPGAHQAVEALALFDDARAWDALEAAVGGGLPRAARVRSAVLVSLSGDPARVDRLRAYLDGPGQGLWPDVEAALRAEGQVR; via the coding sequence GTGAGACGAGACCTCCTACCGCTGCTCCTCGCAGGGCTCGCCGGGCTGTGCCTGGCGGGCCCTGACGTGTCTCTCCTGTGGGTCTCCGGGGGGGCCGAGGCCGCCGTGCGAACCCTGCCCCGCCGGTCGCCGTCGGGATCGCCGGCAGTAACCGACGCCCTCGCCGCCCCCACCGAAGCCGGGCGAGTGCAGGCTCTCCTCGCCGTGATGGGGGGAGACGACCTCCCCGCGGCCCTGGAAGCCATGGAGATGCTCGCCTCCATGGGCCCCCCCGTCGTCCCGCGCCTGGTCTCGGAAATGCGCCACACGCGCAACAACTGGCTCGTGGGAGGAGCCCTGGTGGCCATGGGCTCCCAGGCGGTGGGACCCATGATCGAGCTCCTGGACAACGCCACCGAGGCCACGGTCGTGGACTGCCTCTACCTCCTGGGGGAGATCCAGGACCGCAGGGCGGTTCCCACCCTCGTTCGATACCTGGACGACCGGCGAGACAAGGTGCGGATGCACGCCGTAACGGCGCTCCTCCAGATCGGCGGGCCTCGCGCCGTGGAGGCGGTGCTCTCGCGGCTGACCCGGGAGGGCAAGGGGCTCGAGAGCTTCATCGTCGAGAGCCTCCTGCGTTACGGCAGGAAGAGCGTGGAGCCGGTGCTCCAGAGCCTCCTGAGCGACGACCCCCGAGTGCGGCGGGAGGCGGCCTACCTCCTCGGGGGCCTGGGGGACCTGCGGGCGGTGGACCCGCTGCTCCGGACCCTCGGAGACCCCGACCCCCGGGTCCGCCGCAATGCGGCCTACGCACTGGGTGAGCTCGGCACCGCAGTCTCGGAGCCCCAGGGCATCGTCATCGCCCTGAGCCTGAGGCTCGCGGACGAATCGCCGGAGGTGGCCGACTCGGCGCGCGCCGCCCTGGTGCGGTACGGGCCCCGGGCCGTCGAGACGCTGATCGAGCGCGCCCGCACCGGCGGGGAGGACGAAAAGCTGGCGTGTCTCAACGCCCTGCGGGAGATCGGGAGCCCGGAGGGCGAAGCGGTCATGATCGAGCTCTTGCGCCACCCCCAGCGCCGGATTCGGATTGCGGCCGCAGCCGGTCTCATCACCTCTGGAACGGGCCGGGCCGTGGAGGCCCTGCTCGACGCTCTTCGCGACGACGACCTGCGCTGGTTCGCGACCCTCGCCTTGGAGAAGGTGGGCGGCGAGAATCCCGACCTCTTCTTCTCCGCCCGCCCCAACGACCCCACCATGAGCCTGCGAACCCAGATCCTCGTGAGGCTGGGCCCGGCGGTGATCCCCGCCCTGCGCGAGCATCTGCGTGACGAGAGCGTAGGCCGGCGAGCAGCGGCCCTCTGGATCCTGGGAGAGATCGGAGATCCCTCCGCCGCGCCGGACGTGCTGGGGCACCTGATCGACCCCCACCTGGGGTGGCTCGCCGGACGAGCGCTCCACAAGCTCGGGCAGCCCGGGCTCGAGGCCCTCGTACGGTATACCCAGGCACCCCCTTCGGAACCCGGTGCCCACCAGGCGGTGGAGGCACTCGCCCTCTTCGACGACGCGCGAGCATGGGACGCCCTGGAAGCAGCGGTGGGGGGGGGGTTGCCCCGAGCCGCCCGCGTGCGCTCGGCCGTGCTCGTATCCTTGTCCGGCGACCCGGCCCGGGTGGACCGCCTGCGGGCGTACCTCGACGGACCGGGGCAGGGGCTCTGGCCCGACGTGGAAGCCGCCCTCCGGGCCGAGGGCCAGGTGCGATAA